The DNA sequence TGAGCCTCGCTATGGTAAAAAATTGCCGATCGATATTGTGTTCCGACATCGGGACCTTGCCGATTGAGCGTCGTCGGATCGTGGTTTTTCCAAAACAGTTGCAACAGCTCGTCGTACGAAATGACCGCCTTATCAAAGACGATCTGCACGACTTCAGCGTGCCCCGTCTGATCGGTACAGACGTCTTCGTAGGTTGGGTTAGGTACGGTGCCCCCCATGTAACCGACGGCCGTTTCACGCACACCTTCTGTATTCATAAACAGTGCTTCCACACCCCAAAAACAACCTGCGCCAAATGTGGCTGTTTCTAGCGTTTTCGCTCGTTCTACTGTTTTCATGTGCAACACACCCTCGATTTGTTTTTCGCCTGTTTCGTTTTTCTTATTATACCAATTTCTTATGATGCCAAACAGACATAAAAAGATCTCCACCTTAGTTTTTGCAACTAAAGTGGAGACATTAGGACATCGCGACTCCATACGGTTTTAACCGTGTGAGTTTGTCGGTGCGCCCAGCATGGGCGCAGTCTAATAGGGTGCAAGTCCCGAACTGTGAAGGCAGAAGTAACAGTTAGCCTTCTAACAATAGCGATTCCGGATCTTCGAGCATTTGTTTTACTTTTACTAAGAAGCTCACCGCTTCTTTGCCGTCGACGATGCGGTGATCGTACGAGAGGGCGATGTACATCATCGGGCGCAATTCGATGTCGTCTCCGACGGCAACTGGCCGTTTCTGGATCGTGTGCATGCCGAGAATACCGACTTGCGGGCCGTTCAAGATCGGCGTCGACAACAAGGAGCCGAAAATGCCGCCGTTCGTAATCGTAAACGTGCCGCCTTGTAGGTCTTGTAAGCTCAATTTGTTGCTGCGCGCTTTTTCGGCGAGCGAGGCAATATCGCTTTCGATTTCTGCGAACGAGCGCCGATCAGCGTCGCGCACGACGGGAACGACGAGTCCAGCGTCTGAGGCGACGGCAATTCCGATATCGTAGTATTTTTTAATTAACATGTCCTGTCCGTCAATTTCGGCGTTCAGTAGCGGGAATTGCTTTAGCGCGCCGACGACGGCTTTCGTAAAGAAGGACATGAACCCTAGTTTGACGCCGTGCTGTTTAAGGAAAGGCTCTTTCCACCGTTTGCGGACGTCGAGGATCGCCGTCATGTCGACTTCGTTAAATGTCGTTAACATGGCCGCCGTTTGTTGTACTTCGACGAGGCGGTTGGCGATCGTTTGCCGACGGCGGGACATGCGTTCGCGCACGACCGGCTTGCCAGCTTCGCCTTCAACTTGCGGCGCGTTTGCCTGGACTGCTTTTGGCGCAGACGGTGCCGGTTGCGGCGCAGCCGCTTGTGCCGGTGCATTTGCATGCGCGGCGACGTCTTCCGGAGTGATACGGCCAATGCCTTGCACTTGATTTAAATCGATGCCGCGTTCACGTGCTAAGCGACGTGTGGCTGGCGAGGCCACTGGCGGTACGCCTGGGCGAGCGGGTTCGGTTACAGTCGGCATCTCGCCTGACAGTCCTTCTGCCGACGTGGCGAGCGGTGCATCTTGTGCGTCTTGGGCAGCTGGGGCGGGGGTAGGGGTAGCCGTAGGATCTGCAGTTTTAGCGGGTGCGGCGTCACCTGTTGGAGCTTCTCCGCCCGCAGCGAGAATGGCGATCGTTTCGCCAACTTCCACCGTATCCCCGATTTGTTTTACAATTTTTTGT is a window from the Numidum massiliense genome containing:
- the msrA gene encoding peptide-methionine (S)-S-oxide reductase MsrA; this encodes MKTVERAKTLETATFGAGCFWGVEALFMNTEGVRETAVGYMGGTVPNPTYEDVCTDQTGHAEVVQIVFDKAVISYDELLQLFWKNHDPTTLNRQGPDVGTQYRSAIFYHSEAQKATAIASKKALAQSGVYKKPIVTEITPAQTFYPAEEYHQKYLAKRGLHSCHL
- the odhB gene encoding 2-oxoglutarate dehydrogenase complex dihydrolipoyllysine-residue succinyltransferase, whose translation is MSEIKVPELAESITEGTIANWLKSEGETVAQDEPVAELETDKVNIEVNAPADGVLQKIVKQIGDTVEVGETIAILAAGGEAPTGDAAPAKTADPTATPTPAPAAQDAQDAPLATSAEGLSGEMPTVTEPARPGVPPVASPATRRLARERGIDLNQVQGIGRITPEDVAAHANAPAQAAAPQPAPSAPKAVQANAPQVEGEAGKPVVRERMSRRRQTIANRLVEVQQTAAMLTTFNEVDMTAILDVRKRWKEPFLKQHGVKLGFMSFFTKAVVGALKQFPLLNAEIDGQDMLIKKYYDIGIAVASDAGLVVPVVRDADRRSFAEIESDIASLAEKARSNKLSLQDLQGGTFTITNGGIFGSLLSTPILNGPQVGILGMHTIQKRPVAVGDDIELRPMMYIALSYDHRIVDGKEAVSFLVKVKQMLEDPESLLLEG